From a single Actinomycetota bacterium genomic region:
- a CDS encoding threonylcarbamoyl-AMP synthase — protein MEQNIGLIAGMLNNDKVIILPAKTMYGISARFDSEKAAEKIHNMKDRPAEMPFIILISGKETLDMLTAGLVKNSKTLTDFFWDEEDVKPLTIIFKKNPELKKLTDRKRDTIAIRMAEFDYVRQIIDKSAPVISTSANISGTGKIPLEICHIPDKILKNADMVIEHENKLLGIQSTIIDMSDDADFPKLVRQGAVPFDDILQKL, from the coding sequence ATGGAACAAAATATCGGGTTAATAGCCGGCATGTTAAATAATGATAAGGTAATTATACTTCCGGCAAAAACCATGTACGGAATCAGCGCAAGGTTTGATTCAGAAAAAGCAGCAGAAAAAATTCATAATATGAAAGATCGACCTGCAGAAATGCCTTTTATTATCCTTATTTCCGGAAAAGAAACTCTTGACATGCTGACTGCCGGTTTAGTCAAGAATTCAAAAACCCTGACGGATTTCTTCTGGGATGAAGAAGACGTAAAGCCTCTTACAATAATTTTTAAAAAAAATCCTGAACTGAAAAAGCTCACAGACAGAAAAAGAGATACCATTGCGATAAGAATGGCGGAATTCGATTATGTAAGACAAATTATAGATAAATCGGCACCGGTAATATCAACAAGCGCAAACATCTCGGGAACAGGTAAAATTCCTTTGGAAATATGCCATATTCCTGATAAAATTCTAAAAAATGCAGATATGGTCATTGAGCATGAAAATAAGCTGCTTGGAATACAATCCACTATAATTGACATGAGCGATGATGCTGATTTTCCAAAACTTGTCAGACAGGGAGCTGTGCCCTTTGATGACATATTGCAAAAATTATAA
- a CDS encoding serine hydroxymethyltransferase, producing MENQVRILNIGSPVLNNKADKEVEAIINKEIDRQNENITLIASENYASPSVLSAMGSVFTNKYAEGYPKHRYYEGCEYVDKIETLAKNRLNEVFNSEYSNVQPHSGVQANTAVFLAILKPHDKILSMSLKDGGHLSHGNVMNISGRYYEIHFYNVDRETEQIDYENIRKMAKEIRPKLIIAGASSYPRIIDFKKFREIADETGAYLMADIAHIAGLIAGEVHPTSIGLADFTTGTTHKTLRGPRGGFIVSDKKYSTLLDTGIFPGTQGGPLVHMIAAKAVAFREVLEPDFKKYARNIIENSKILCDYLRNDGFKIVSGGTDNHLFLINLEPLEMTGQDASSTLAAHNIVLNKNVIPFDRLNPTLTSGIRIGTAAATTRGMGKEEMLKIGEWISFVLKNWQNKTKIAPIKEKARKLALDYPVYTY from the coding sequence ATGGAAAACCAAGTGCGAATTCTTAATATTGGAAGTCCGGTTTTAAATAACAAAGCCGATAAAGAAGTTGAAGCAATAATAAATAAAGAGATTGACAGACAGAATGAGAACATTACTCTTATTGCAAGCGAAAACTATGCCTCTCCTTCAGTTCTGAGCGCAATGGGATCGGTTTTTACCAACAAGTATGCCGAAGGATATCCGAAACACAGATATTATGAGGGATGTGAATACGTTGATAAAATAGAGACCCTGGCAAAAAACAGGCTTAACGAAGTCTTTAACAGCGAATATAGCAATGTTCAGCCGCATTCAGGAGTTCAGGCAAATACTGCTGTATTCCTGGCAATACTCAAACCTCATGACAAGATTCTAAGCATGAGCCTGAAAGATGGCGGACATTTGAGCCACGGCAATGTAATGAATATTTCAGGCCGTTATTACGAAATCCATTTCTATAATGTAGACAGGGAAACAGAGCAGATAGATTATGAGAATATACGTAAAATGGCAAAAGAAATCAGGCCTAAGCTTATAATAGCAGGAGCCAGCTCTTACCCAAGAATAATAGATTTCAAAAAATTCAGGGAAATAGCTGACGAAACAGGAGCTTATCTCATGGCAGACATTGCCCATATAGCAGGCCTGATTGCAGGGGAAGTTCATCCCACATCAATCGGCCTGGCAGATTTTACAACAGGGACAACTCATAAAACCCTTAGGGGGCCGAGAGGCGGCTTTATAGTTTCAGATAAAAAATATTCAACACTTCTTGATACAGGGATATTTCCGGGCACCCAGGGAGGGCCTCTTGTTCATATGATTGCGGCCAAAGCTGTTGCTTTCAGGGAAGTTCTTGAACCTGATTTTAAAAAGTATGCAAGAAATATCATTGAAAATTCAAAAATACTTTGCGACTATCTGAGAAATGACGGATTTAAAATAGTTTCGGGAGGAACTGACAATCACCTGTTTTTGATTAATCTTGAGCCTCTTGAAATGACCGGCCAGGATGCTTCCTCAACCCTTGCTGCACATAATATAGTCCTGAATAAAAATGTAATTCCTTTTGACAGGCTTAATCCGACCCTGACAAGCGGTATCAGAATAGGTACAGCTGCAGCTACCACCAGAGGGATGGGTAAGGAAGAAATGCTCAAAATCGGAGAGTGGATTTCATTTGTGCTTAAGAACTGGCAAAACAAAACAAAAATAGCTCCGATAAAAGAAAAAGCCAGAAAGCTTGCGCTTGATTACCCCGTGTATACATATTAA